A stretch of Brassica rapa cultivar Chiifu-401-42 chromosome A08, CAAS_Brap_v3.01, whole genome shotgun sequence DNA encodes these proteins:
- the LOC103833441 gene encoding serine/threonine-protein kinase BLUS1 codes for MARNKLEFPLDAEAYEIICKIGVGVSASVYKAVCIPMNSTVVAIKAIDLDQSRADFDSLRRETKTMSLLSHPNILNAYCSFTVDRCLWVVMPFMSCGSLHSIVSSSFPEGLPENCISVFLKETLNAISYLHDQGHLHRDIKAGNILVDSDGSVKLADFGVSASIYEPVVTSSGTTSSSLRLTDIAGTPYWMAPEVVHSHTGYGFKADIWSFGITALELAHGRPPLSHLPPLKSLLMKITKRFHFADYEINKSGCGKKKFSKAFREMVGLCLEQDPAKRPSAEKLLKHPFFRNCKGVDFVVKNVLHGLSNTEHMFIESQVLIKGVEDDEEDDEEIVKNRRISGWNFREDDLQLCPVFPTTESDTSEFSPREVDPVQDKPEGDDNVVLTGSETGLGLSDRNEEAKEQEGEVCGFDRDLVLEKLNLLKKSLEHQRARVLVIIEALSGEKEERNREEELLEMVEKLKIELEAEKMKTLRAEKESVLS; via the coding sequence atgGCTCGGAACAAGCTCGAGTTTCCACTTGATGCTGAGGCTTATGAGATCATATGCAAGATAGGCGTTGGTGTCAGTGCTTCAGTCTACAAAGCCGTATGCATTCCCATGAACTCAACAGTAGTGGCCATTAAAGCCATCGATCTTGATCAGTCTCGAGCTGACTTCGACAGTCTTCGCCGTGAAACAAAGACCATGTCTCTTCTTTCTCATCCCAACATCCTCAACGCTTATTGTTCGTTCACCGTTGATCGATGCCTTTGGGTGGTCATGCCTTTCATGTCTTGCGGCTCTCTTCATTCCATCGTCTCTTCCTCTTTCCCTGAAGGGCTACCCGAAAATTGCATTTCCGTGTTCCTCAAGGAAACTCTTAACGCAATCTCGTATCTTCACGACCAGGGTCATCTGCACCGTGACATCAAAGCTGGTAATATTCTTGTAGACTCTGATGGATCCGTGAAGCTCGCTGACTTTGGAGTATCCGCATCCATCTATGAACCTGTTGTCACGTCGTCTGGAACGACGTCGTCTTCTTTAAGGCTGACTGATATAGCGGGAACGCCGTATTGGATGGCTCCTGAAGTGGTTCACTCTCACACGGGGTACGGTTTCAAGGCAGACATATGGTCGTTCGGGATAACGGCGTTGGAGTTAGCTCACGGTAGACCTCCGTTATCTCACTTACCGCCGTTAAAGAGTTTACTCATGAAGATCACCAAACGGTTTCATTTCGCTGATTACGAGATCAACAAGAGCGGCTGTGGTAAAAAGAAGTTCTCAAAAGCGTTTAGAGAAATGGTTGGTTTGTGTCTTGAGCAAGACCCTGCTAAAAGACCTTCTGCCGAGAAGTTGCTGAAGCATCCCTTCTTTAGGAACTGCAAAGGAGTTGATTTTGTGGTCAAGAACGTGTTGCACGGCTTGTCAAACACGGAACATATGTTTATCGAGAGCCAGGTTTTGATCAAGGGtgttgaagatgatgaagaggatgatgaGGAGATAGTGAAGAACAGGAGAATCAGCGGGTGGAACTTCCGTGAAGACGATCTTCAGCTTTGTCCAGTGTTTCCAACTACTGAATCAGACACTTCTGAGTTCAGTCCACGTGAAGTAGATCCAGTCCAAGACAAACCGGAAGGCGATGATAACGTCGTGTTAACCGGATCAGAAACTGGTTTAGGTTTGTCAGACCGAAACGAGGAAGCTAAGGAACAAGAAGGTGAGGTTTGCGGGTTTGACAGAGATTTGGTTTTAGAGAAACTGAATCTGTTGAAGAAAAGCTTGGAGCATCAACGAGCAAGAGTGTTGGTGATAATTGAAGCTTTGAGTGGGGAGAAAGAAGAGAGGAACAGAGAAGAAGAGCTCCTAGAGATGGTGGAGAAGCTGAAGATTGAGTTGGAAGCTGAGAAGATGAAGACCTTGCGTGCTGAGAAAGAAAGTGTTTTAAGTTaa
- the LOC103833443 gene encoding uncharacterized protein LOC103833443: MDETYSYIMQILKKPSFTETFVDILLCAVPIWLAVMIGLLIGWSWRPRWTGLIYLGFRSKLRFLWTAPPGFGARRLWLAFTALSAFSVCRTVWSRRDTSANKSANGLAPTQQAPGEESPQSDETGASDNTTVREEIVTENDLEHLLQLLEVGNASREWQSMMDKTTPNMSYQAWRHEPETGPVIYRSRSVFEDATPDIVRDFFWDDEFRPKWDFMLAKFRTLEEDTQTGTMIVQWRKKFPFFCSDREYIIGRRIWESGNKYYCVTKGVPYPALPKRDKPRRVELYFSSWVIRAVESRKGDGQPTACEVSLVHYEDMGIPKDVAKLGVRHGMWGAVKKLHSGLRAYQTGRKSDSSLSRIAQMARITTVLDMDSTESSTSDEDRSRAMGYARRQRDNLRVDWKWVVVGGVALACGLHTGVIGKALLAGAGQRLARR; encoded by the exons ATGGATGAgacatattcatatataatgcAAATCCTGAAGAAGCCCTCTTTTACAGAGACATTCGTCGACATCTTACTCTGCGCCGTCCCGATTTGGCTCGCCGTCATGATCGGTCTTTTGATCGGATGGTCTTGGCGTCCGAGATGGACCGGGTTGATCTACCTAGGGTTCCGTTCTAAGCTTCGGTTTCTGTGGACTGCTCCTCCTGGGTTCGGCGCTCGTCGTCTTTGGCTTGCCTTCACGGCTCTCTCCGCTTTCTCCGTTTGCCGCACCGTCTGGTCGAGGCGTGACACGTCAGCTAACAAATCGGCGAATGGTTTAGCGCCGACACAGCAGGCTCCTGGAGAAGAGAGTCCTCAAAGTGATGAAACAGG GGCTAGCGATAACACGACGGTGAGAGAGGAGATTGTGACGGAGAATGATCTAGAGCATTTGCTGCAGCTGCTTGAAGTTGGGAATGCGTCTAGGGAATGGCAATCCATGATGGACAAGACTACTCCAAATATGAGTTACCAGGCTTGGCGCCATGAGCCTGAG ACAGGTCCTGTTATTTACCGCAGTCGAAGTGTGTTTGAAGATGCAACTCCAGATATTGTTAGGGATTTCTTCTGGGACGATGAGTTTCGGCCCAAATGGGATTTTATGCTTGCCAAGTTCAGAACTTTGGAAGAGGACACTCAGACAGGAACTATGATTGTTCAGTGGAGGAAAAAG TTTCCCTTTTTCTGTAGTGACCGTGAGTATATCATTGGCCGGCGAATATGGGAGTCTGGAAACAAGTACTACTGTGTTACAAAG GGAGTTCCTTATCCAGCATTACCAAAGCGTGATAAGCCAAGGCGTGTCGAGCTTTATTTCTCAAGTTGGGTTATCAGAGCAG TTGAATCCCGTAAAGGAGACGGACAGCCAACGGCTTGTGAAGTATCTCTAGTCCACTACGAAGACATGGGAATCCCAAAAGACGTTGCGAAGTTAGGCGTCCGTCATGGCATGTGGGGAGCCGTCAAGAAGCTACACTCGGGTTTACGAGCTTACCAAACCGGTAGAAAGTCAGACTCGAGCCTATCCCGGATCGCCCAGATGGCAAGAATCACCACAGTGCTTGACATGGATTCTACAGAATCATCTACAAGTGATGAAGACAGAAGCAGAGCAATGGGGTATGCGAGAAGGCAACGGGACAATCTGAGAGTGGACTGGAAATGGGTCGTTGTAGGAGGTGTTGCATTGGCTTGTGGACTTCACACTGGGGTCATTGGTAAAGCGTTACTTGCTGGAGCTGGCCAGAGACTTGCTCGCCGGTGA
- the LOC103833442 gene encoding putative FBD-associated F-box protein At3g50710: MMDRISNLSDDLLLKIFSYLPTKYVVTTTLLSKRWKSVWTMVPRFDFDDGFELDPSRYETFTNHVGRTMSLRTSPVLESLRFDVGPCCSTQDMVTWIRTGMVQGVRELEIFHTEEHLKEHRPIKLPKSLYTYEKLEVLKLTYSIGLDVPVDVWFPSLKTLHLISVKYETKDCHSRLLSGCPVLEELVLDKSLNSHSLRTFYVEMPSLQRLSVVDVCEEPNYGLDGLHMTVINAPSLKYLNFVDYHDDVCLCENMPEVVVANVKVVYNSPEKLLGSIPSVKRLCLCLPSSLLLSCFGFYHLVHLELCAASRGWWDLLTWMLESSPKLKVLKICVCNELPCTTKSIRGHWKGPSSVPECLMSHLHTFKWKNYNTKDEEKKIVAYILNHARQLKIVGISGSRYYSKEERLKKLNELVSLPRASSSCQLLMD, encoded by the exons ATGATGGATAGGATCAGTAATCTGTCGGATGATTTGCTCTTGAAGATTTTCTCATATCTTCCTACCAAATACGTCGTCACGACAACGCTCTTGTCCAAAAGATGGAAGTCTGTCTGGACGATGGTCCCGAGATTTGATTTTGACGATGGTTTCGAACTCGACCCTTCCCGATACGAAACATTCACCAATCACGTGGGCAGAACGATGTCGTTGCGCACATCTCCGGTCCTGGAATCTCTGAGATTCGACGTCGGTCCTTGTTGCAGTACCCAAGATATGGTAACGTGGATCAGAACAGGGATGGTTCAGGGCGTGCGCGAGCTTGAGATCTTCCACACTGAAGAACACTTAAAGGAACATAGACCAATCAAGTTACCAAAGAGTCTTTATACttacgagaagctcgaggtCTTGAAACTCACTTACTCGATTGGTCTGGATGTTCCTGTGGACGTTTGGTTTCCTTCTTTGAAGACGTTGCACCTTATCAGTGTAAAGTACGAGACCAAAGATTGTCACAGTAGGCTTTTGTCAGGATGTCCTGTTCTTGAGGAGTTGGTGTTGGACAAGAGTTTAAACAGCCACTCTCTGAGAACTTTCTATGTTGAAATGCCTAGCTTACAGAGGCTATCTGTAGTTGATGTATGCGAAGAACCGAACTACGGTCTTGATGGGCTTCATATGACTGTGATCAATGCCCCGTCTTTGAAGTATTTGAACTTTGTAGATTACCATGATGACGTGTGTTTGTGTGAGAACATGCCTGAGGTGGTTGTTGCAAATGTTAAAGTTGTGTACAATAGTCCTGAGAAGCTACTGGGTTCTATTCCATCAGTCAAGCGTCTCTGCTTATGTTTACCTTCTTCATtg CTTCTCAGCTGCTTTGGATTTTATCACCTTGTTCATTTGGAGCTGTGTGCAGCTTCCCGAGGGTGGTGGGATCTACTTACTTGGATGCTAGAAAGTTCTCCTAAACTCAAAGTTCTCAAAATATGTGTG TGCAATGAACTCCCTTGTACCACGAAGTCCATTAGAGGTCACTGGAAGGGACCAAGTTCGGTTCCTGAATGTTTGATGTCTCATTTACATACTTTCAAGTGGAAGAATTACAACACAAAAGACGAAGAGAAGAAAATAGTGGCCTACATCCTCAATCACGCAAGACAGTTGAAGATTGTGGGTATCTCTGGGTCGAGATACTATTCAAAGGAAGAGAGATTGAAAAAACTCAATGAGTTGGTTTCTCTGCCTAGAGCTTCAAGCTCCTGTCAGCTTCTCATGGACTGA